The following is a genomic window from Fusobacterium sp. DD2.
TACTTCGTTAAGGGCTAATGCTTGTCCACCTTGCATATCCTCGGCTATTCCATACATAACGCTAAACCAGCTCTTACCATATTCTTTTTCAAATTCTTCTCTGAAGTTTTCAGCCATGATGAGCTCTTCTCTCCAATAATCTGTATTTAAAATCATATTTATATATTCCTGTGCCTTCTGATAGTCTATAGCTCCTGCTTTCTTTTCTGCTCTGACTAAGTATTTTATTACAGTTCCTAGCTTCCAAGCAGTTCTACCTTTACAGTCTTTAATAGTGAATTCAATTACATCTCCAGCAGTCAACCCGTTAGCTAGTACATAATGGCTTGGTTTAACAGGATCATCGCAATTTTTAATTTTTTCAACAGATTTAACATCATTTTTAATAGTTTTAACGGTTTTTTCTTCGGATTTAACGTTTTTTATATCTTTTTCAACAGCTTTTTCTTCCATTTTAAGCTCCTCTACTTTTCTGTTTTTGTTTTGTTTTTCCAGATCATCAAGTTCCTTCATATCGTTTTTAAAAATCTTTTCCAAAAATTCTTCTCCCTTTGATTTTTTTGGTTTTGTTTTAACCATTTCAAAATCCTTGTCTAAGGTTCTTCCTTTCTCAAACTTTCTTCCCATATTTGCCTCCCAACTTTTAATCATTTCTTCTTTAAACATGATATCTCTTGCTAGATAGCACATATACTTGACTGATAGGTCTATTATCTTCGCAAGTTCTTCTTCTTTCTTTCTTTTAATAAAATAAGGATATAACCTATTATCACTTAGTAGGCTAATCAGTTTAGCCCACACGGATATACTTCCCATAAATCCAGCTGGTAATCTTTGTGCTCGGTCATCCTTACTTTCAGGAATAGGATTCCCAAAAGCTGGAGCACACACAGACACATAATTAACCATCAGTGCAGAGATATATGGAGTTACTTCAACATCGTCATCATCTGAATCCGGATATAACTCCTCGTATAATTTATCAGTCAGGTTTTTAACTCTGCCAATTAAGCCGCGATAGTAAGGATTTAAGTATCCATCGTGTTCTTTTATTTCTTTATCCCAGATAGCTTTGTGTTTTCCAGTCACTACACTTAAATTCATTAAATGAGTTCTTGCTTCTAGTTCCTGAACCTCTGCTTGTGATGGTATAGGTGCTGGTTTAACTTTTTTTGTTTCATTTATTTTTATTTCTCTAGGCTTACGGGGTTTGATTTTTCGCACCATAATCTCCTCCTAATCCTTCATATAATAGTTACCGGTAAATCCGGCAGCGTTTAATACTAATCCTGGAGCCCATTCAACAGGCTGACTCATGAGGTTAACAACATCATCCAGTTTTACAGTGTCAGGCACATCTAAAATAACTTCATCATGTACATGGAATACAATATCCCACTTTTTATCTTTTAACCTTTTTAAAGTAACAGCCAGACAGTCCCGAGCTATAGCTTGCACAACGTTCTCCACAAGCTTTCCACCATACATATCAATCTGTTCCCACTTTTTCGTATTTTGATTTACTCCATAATAACAAAACTGTTGTCCGAATTTTCCTTCGTGTAGGGAAGGCTTTGGATAATATAATTTCCGTCCTGATGGAAGCTCAACAGTTAAAAATATTTGACCAGTAGGAAGATTAACTTCTTTTTTTAAAACTAGGCACTTAAGATTTACAGTTGTACCATTCTCAACTACATCCAGCGCAGCATTTTCAAGGTCATACCACAGTTGCACTATATTAGGTGAACTCTTTCTCCAGAGATTAACAATGTCTTTAAGTTCTGAATCTGTTAGACCCATTTTATCGGCTCCCATTGCTTTTAATGCTCCAACAGATCCTTGATACCCTAATGCCAGTTCTGCTACTTTTCCTTTTGCCCTCAAAGCATAATTCTCATGCCCTTTTACAATTGTATTCAGTGGGACATTAAACATTTGGGCAGCTGATGCTTCATAGATTTTCCCGTGGGACTTGAAAACTTCCATCCGCCACTTTTCTCCAGCTAGCCAAGCTATTACACGGGCTTCAATTGCGCTGAAGTCAGATACAACAAACACATGCCCAGTGGATGGAATGAAAGCTGTACGAATTAGTTGTGACAAGGTGTCAGGAACATTCCCGTATATCATTTCAATTCCTTTATAGTCCGCTTTTTCTATAAGATGTCTTGCCATGTCCAGGGTCTCGATGTAATTTCTAGGTAGGTTCTGTACCTGTACCAGTCTTCCAGCCCATCTACCAGTCCGGTTAGCGCCGTAGAACTGCAGCAGCCCACGAATTCTATTATCTTCACAGATTGCATCCGCCATGGCTTGATATTTTTTTACGGATGTTTTGGCAAGCTCTTGTCTGATCTCCAGTGCTCTCCTTACATCTCCATCTAATTTATCTTGAAGTAGGGCTTTAACAGTTGCTTTCCTTAGGTTGTCCACCTCTTCTCCTTTTCCATTCAGCCAGTTAATCATTTGCTGTGTAGAATTTGGATTCTCTAGTCCAGTTAACCGTTTTGCCTCTTCCATCAACTCAGATTTACTCATGTCATCAATCATCAAAGCACCTCTTACAAGGTCTGTGTCTATTTTGACTCCTCTGGCATTCATTTCTGTGTTCATATGCCACTGTTCCCATTCGCTATCAGGAACTGGAAAAGGTGCAAGTGTCTTAGCTATTTCCATCTCCGTTACAACGTCCTGCACACAGTACTCTTTAAATAGATCCCACTTCTCTGGCTCGTGTTCGGGAAGATTTCTCGTTCTCTTTCCATTGCTCTTAGTAGGTTTACAAGGTATAGAAAAATATCTAATCAACGCAAGTCCTGTATTTAGCTTCTGTTTATCTTCTGCTAATCCTAGTGCCTTACCAGTTGCACCCAGTCCTGCACAATATCCGCAATACAGCCCGTGAATCATAGTACACTGCCATTGTTCTAATGGTGTTTCGTATCCTGCCTGATTCAGACACCACCATTCAAATGCAGCGTTATAAGCATGTTTTACATAGCTTTCATCTTTCAGGAAGTTAAGTACCTCCGTTGGAATCTTTTCTCCTTGTGCAAGATCTACTATCTGTACTTCGTTATTATCAATACTGTAGGCGAATAATAGGATTTCAAAATCATCAGATAACGCATATTTATATGCTCCTGCGCTTTTAATGTCAATGCTGCTGTAGGTTTCTATATCTATGTTTAAATGATGTAGCATTCATATTCCTCCTCTTAATAAAGAAAGGGCAGTATTTAAACTGCCCTTAAAGTTATGCTTTTATAATCTCTCCTGTGATAGGGTCAATCTCAACAGATGAGAATTCGTTTTCAGCTTTGATTCCTGCGCTTGATAATGGTTCTCCGTCGGCAAGCTTTTGTATGTTTCCAAGACCGCATCCTATCCCTTTTTTGCCGCCTACGGCATATGGGAAGAAGTTTATTGTTACTCTAGCATACATTCCACTGTATACTTCTGTTTGGTCGATTATTGGGTTGCATAGATTGTCTACTATGCCAGGTTTTCTATCAGCTTTTGAGCTTGCAGTTATAACCCAATGACCTTTACATTCCTCACCATATTCCATCCCATCACTTGGTCTTGTCCCGTCACCGTCATGTAGTGGGTTGGCAACCTTTGGTGGTCTCTTTCCGCCC
Proteins encoded in this region:
- a CDS encoding DUF3310 domain-containing protein, whose product is MVRKIKPRKPREIKINETKKVKPAPIPSQAEVQELEARTHLMNLSVVTGKHKAIWDKEIKEHDGYLNPYYRGLIGRVKNLTDKLYEELYPDSDDDDVEVTPYISALMVNYVSVCAPAFGNPIPESKDDRAQRLPAGFMGSISVWAKLISLLSDNRLYPYFIKRKKEEELAKIIDLSVKYMCYLARDIMFKEEMIKSWEANMGRKFEKGRTLDKDFEMVKTKPKKSKGEEFLEKIFKNDMKELDDLEKQNKNRKVEELKMEEKAVEKDIKNVKSEEKTVKTIKNDVKSVEKIKNCDDPVKPSHYVLANGLTAGDVIEFTIKDCKGRTAWKLGTVIKYLVRAEKKAGAIDYQKAQEYINMILNTDYWREELIMAENFREEFEKEYGKSWFSVMYGIAEDMQGGQALALNEVFECIMTGRLEDAKKRIQDVLSFK
- a CDS encoding DNA polymerase, translating into MLHHLNIDIETYSSIDIKSAGAYKYALSDDFEILLFAYSIDNNEVQIVDLAQGEKIPTEVLNFLKDESYVKHAYNAAFEWWCLNQAGYETPLEQWQCTMIHGLYCGYCAGLGATGKALGLAEDKQKLNTGLALIRYFSIPCKPTKSNGKRTRNLPEHEPEKWDLFKEYCVQDVVTEMEIAKTLAPFPVPDSEWEQWHMNTEMNARGVKIDTDLVRGALMIDDMSKSELMEEAKRLTGLENPNSTQQMINWLNGKGEEVDNLRKATVKALLQDKLDGDVRRALEIRQELAKTSVKKYQAMADAICEDNRIRGLLQFYGANRTGRWAGRLVQVQNLPRNYIETLDMARHLIEKADYKGIEMIYGNVPDTLSQLIRTAFIPSTGHVFVVSDFSAIEARVIAWLAGEKWRMEVFKSHGKIYEASAAQMFNVPLNTIVKGHENYALRAKGKVAELALGYQGSVGALKAMGADKMGLTDSELKDIVNLWRKSSPNIVQLWYDLENAALDVVENGTTVNLKCLVLKKEVNLPTGQIFLTVELPSGRKLYYPKPSLHEGKFGQQFCYYGVNQNTKKWEQIDMYGGKLVENVVQAIARDCLAVTLKRLKDKKWDIVFHVHDEVILDVPDTVKLDDVVNLMSQPVEWAPGLVLNAAGFTGNYYMKD
- a CDS encoding DUF2815 family protein, translating into MADTRIMTGKVRLSYVHLFEPYAPTEGQEAKFSTTILIPKSDTVTMGKIQSAIEEATKQGEQKQWGGKRPPKVANPLHDGDGTRPSDGMEYGEECKGHWVITASSKADRKPGIVDNLCNPIIDQTEVYSGMYARVTINFFPYAVGGKKGIGCGLGNIQKLADGEPLSSAGIKAENEFSSVEIDPITGEIIKA